In Thalassospira marina, the following are encoded in one genomic region:
- a CDS encoding sugar-binding transcriptional regulator translates to MNDTDETLAIRAAWMHYVGGLTQAKVAKRLGLPSVKAHRLIAKAVADGRVKVSIEGDIVECVQLETRLFEAYNLKLCEVAPDIGEEGLPVRALALAGAAYLKRQFEAGEHSIIGLGHGRTLAEITRQLPRIDAKGLHFVSLLGGLTRNFSANPHDVMHRLAEKTGARAYVMPVPFFANTVEDREVLLSQRGVDEVFHMAQAATLKLVGIGTTTADAQLVSSGMIEPSEIEEIAAAGAQGEMLGDFFNAAGDVVETTLSARTLAVGYDPERKEDIVAVAGGPDKINAIRAVLRSGRVAGLITDERTARALLD, encoded by the coding sequence ATGAACGATACCGATGAAACGCTCGCCATTCGTGCGGCCTGGATGCACTATGTTGGCGGGCTGACACAGGCCAAGGTGGCCAAAAGGCTTGGTCTGCCGTCTGTCAAGGCGCACCGGCTGATTGCCAAGGCGGTGGCCGATGGCCGTGTAAAGGTGTCGATCGAGGGGGATATTGTTGAATGTGTCCAACTCGAAACCCGCTTGTTTGAGGCCTATAACCTTAAACTGTGCGAAGTCGCCCCGGATATTGGTGAAGAAGGCCTGCCGGTGCGCGCCCTTGCTTTGGCTGGTGCAGCCTATTTGAAACGCCAGTTCGAGGCCGGGGAACATTCAATTATCGGCCTTGGGCATGGCCGTACCCTGGCTGAAATTACCCGTCAATTGCCACGGATCGATGCCAAGGGGCTTCATTTCGTTTCGCTTCTGGGTGGGTTAACCCGCAATTTTTCGGCCAACCCGCATGATGTGATGCATCGTCTGGCGGAAAAAACCGGGGCGCGGGCCTATGTTATGCCGGTGCCGTTTTTTGCCAATACGGTCGAAGACCGCGAAGTGCTGCTTTCACAGCGCGGTGTCGATGAAGTTTTCCATATGGCGCAGGCCGCAACCCTTAAACTTGTCGGGATCGGCACAACAACGGCCGATGCCCAGCTTGTATCATCTGGCATGATTGAACCTTCTGAGATCGAAGAAATTGCCGCTGCTGGCGCGCAGGGCGAGATGCTGGGTGATTTTTTCAATGCTGCGGGCGATGTGGTGGAAACCACGCTTTCTGCGCGCACCCTTGCGGTGGGCTATGATCCTGAACGGAAAGAGGATATTGTCGCGGTTGCGGGCGGGCCGGACAAGATCAATGCGATCCGGGCGGTGTTGCGATCTGGCCGGGTGGCCGGGTTGATCACTGACGAGCGAACGGCGCGCGCGCTTCTGGATTGA
- a CDS encoding glycerol-3-phosphate dehydrogenase, with amino-acid sequence MSTQELDLFVIGGGINGAGFARDAAGRGLKVALCEKDDLAEGTSSRSGKLVHGGLRYLEYYEFRLVREALIEREVLMNAAPHIIWPLRFVLPHSPQDRPAWLVRLGLFLYDHLGGRKKLPGTRTLDLLRDPEGAPLLDKYTRGFEYSDCWVDDARLVTLNALDAARRGAIVMTRSPAISARRENGKWHVTTQNRLTGETCEFVAKCLVNAAGPWVTDVLTRVAGANSTRNVRLVKGSHIIVPKFWEGPHSYLVQNDDKRVIFINAYEGNKALIGTTDIAYDGRAEDVAIDDYEINYLLDCVNRYFKEKLRREDILETFSGVRPLFDDGNGNPSAVTRDYVFDLDETAGAPLLNIFGGKITTFRELAERGMREIRHIFPNMGKDWTEGAPLPGGDMPNADYAAFRETLKAEFPWMSRQLREYYGRRYGTLTRNIVGTATSAAGLGRYFGAHLYEAEVRWLVANEWAVTAEDIIWRRTKHRLDMTPGEITAFGEWFDGLAAEAS; translated from the coding sequence ATGAGCACGCAGGAACTGGATCTGTTTGTTATCGGTGGTGGCATTAATGGGGCGGGCTTTGCTCGCGATGCTGCCGGGCGTGGCCTTAAAGTTGCGCTTTGTGAAAAGGATGATCTGGCCGAAGGCACATCGTCGCGCTCTGGCAAGCTGGTGCATGGCGGATTGCGGTATTTGGAATATTATGAATTCCGGCTGGTGCGCGAAGCCCTGATCGAACGCGAAGTTCTGATGAATGCAGCACCGCATATTATCTGGCCATTGCGTTTTGTGCTGCCCCATTCCCCGCAGGACCGCCCGGCCTGGCTGGTGCGGCTTGGCCTGTTTCTTTATGACCATTTGGGCGGGCGCAAAAAACTGCCCGGTACCCGTACGCTTGATCTGCTGCGCGATCCCGAAGGGGCACCCCTGCTTGATAAATATACCCGTGGTTTTGAATATTCCGATTGCTGGGTGGATGATGCGCGCCTGGTCACGTTAAATGCCCTTGATGCGGCCCGGCGTGGCGCGATTGTGATGACGCGTTCCCCCGCCATCAGCGCACGTCGTGAAAATGGCAAATGGCATGTCACCACGCAAAACCGGCTGACCGGCGAAACATGCGAATTTGTTGCCAAATGTCTGGTTAATGCCGCCGGCCCCTGGGTGACCGATGTGCTGACACGGGTTGCCGGTGCAAATTCCACCCGCAATGTCCGGCTGGTGAAGGGTAGCCATATTATTGTGCCCAAATTCTGGGAAGGGCCGCACAGCTACCTTGTGCAGAATGATGACAAGCGGGTGATTTTCATCAATGCCTATGAGGGCAACAAGGCCCTGATCGGAACAACCGATATTGCCTATGATGGCCGGGCCGAAGACGTTGCCATTGATGATTATGAAATCAATTACCTGCTGGATTGCGTAAATCGCTATTTCAAGGAAAAGCTGCGGCGCGAGGATATTCTGGAGACTTTTTCCGGTGTGCGCCCGTTATTTGACGATGGAAATGGTAATCCGTCGGCGGTGACACGTGATTATGTGTTTGATCTTGATGAAACTGCAGGCGCGCCGCTTTTGAATATTTTTGGCGGCAAAATCACCACCTTCCGCGAACTGGCCGAACGGGGCATGCGCGAAATCCGGCATATTTTCCCCAATATGGGCAAAGACTGGACCGAAGGTGCACCGCTTCCGGGTGGTGACATGCCCAATGCCGATTATGCCGCCTTTCGCGAAACCCTGAAGGCGGAATTCCCCTGGATGTCGCGCCAGTTACGTGAATATTACGGTCGTCGTTACGGCACACTGACCCGCAATATTGTGGGCACCGCCACCAGCGCGGCTGGCCTGGGCCGTTATTTTGGCGCGCATCTTTATGAAGCCGAAGTACGCTGGCTGGTTGCCAATGAATGGGCGGTTACGGCCGAAGACATTATCTGGCGTCGCACCAAACACCGGCTTGATATGACGCCGGGCGAAATTACCGCCTTTGGCGAATGGTTCGACGGTCTAGCGGCGGAGGCAAGCTGA
- a CDS encoding DeoR/GlpR family DNA-binding transcription regulator, with protein MKRDDRRQQILDALVRDGEVQLDELADTFGVSKMTIHRDLDDLEGEGLLRRIRGGATIEPGSQFESDFRFRHLQGHDLKERMARAALEWVEPGMTVMVNDGSTATVLGTLLPEKRPLTVITNNDAVMEGLKSEAGITVLALGGRYSAKYNAWVGRVTEQALGSLRADIAFISTPAAGEGCVYHMDDDITRAKRRMMDGATRSILLINHLRFDHTALHVLAPFSEFSAVITDAAPSDTARAQIKDAGTELVIAG; from the coding sequence ATGAAACGCGATGATCGCAGGCAGCAAATTCTTGATGCCCTGGTACGGGATGGCGAAGTGCAGCTTGATGAACTGGCTGATACTTTCGGCGTTTCGAAAATGACCATCCATCGCGACCTTGATGATCTGGAAGGCGAGGGGTTGTTACGCCGTATTCGCGGTGGCGCAACGATTGAACCCGGTTCACAGTTTGAAAGTGATTTTCGCTTTCGTCACCTTCAGGGGCATGACCTGAAGGAACGCATGGCGCGCGCAGCTCTGGAATGGGTGGAACCGGGCATGACGGTTATGGTCAATGATGGCTCGACCGCGACCGTGCTGGGCACCTTGTTACCCGAAAAACGCCCGCTCACCGTGATTACCAATAATGATGCGGTGATGGAGGGGCTTAAATCCGAGGCAGGCATTACTGTGCTGGCGCTTGGCGGGCGTTATTCCGCAAAATATAATGCCTGGGTTGGCCGGGTGACAGAACAGGCCCTTGGCAGCTTACGCGCTGATATCGCCTTTATTTCGACCCCGGCGGCGGGCGAGGGCTGCGTTTATCATATGGATGATGATATTACGCGGGCGAAACGCCGGATGATGGATGGTGCAACGCGCTCCATCCTTCTGATCAATCATCTCAGATTTGATCATACCGCTTTGCATGTCCTTGCACCTTTTTCCGAATTTTCTGCTGTGATCACGGATGCGGCCCCGTCTGATACTGCGCGCGCGCAAATCAAAGATGCCGGGACAGAACTTGTAATTGCGGGCTAG
- a CDS encoding MMPL family transporter has protein sequence MQNFLTFGVRYRALTALFIAAITIACAMGLGKLRVDTSFDSLISDSDPTKVIYEKIKDEFGSDNTTIIYVRASNLWTEDRISALQDMHFALEDLPFVERVDSLFNVRSIRDRSGMIESSTVLDGVPYDDEEMQQAHDNALYSPLIVGNFISTDGNVTAINVSIIKDPNDPDFDRNAYLAIENAISPYRSAFDEVFQVGPPRVNQDTETNLFDDLGLLVPLSLGVLTATILVFLRSAFAPIIPMITSAISLVWAFGLMGYLGIPVNILSAMVPSLVIVIGSTEDTHMLAGYLSGLHLGDKTATASEKRRLATLFLIRHLGLPLILTSVTTTLGFAANGMADISLVRDFAFSASVAIAGNGIITLLLVPLMLSLFGPLRSRLHAAATNDGTTTSHGDQTIRGPVAFILKFCRAAAGKPRLVIGITLPILVIFGIFAFQTKVSNDPIAAFKSYHPLVQDVNKLADTLSGMEIFYINLDSSQPDAFKKPENLQKLADIKKYILADGRFDNALSIADHLSLVNREFHGGDAAMMTVPDSEQLVDQYLLFFQRSDLENYVSHDFQRANIVVRHNIHNSHDLKQAVADLEARARAIAGPDIRVNLVGQNLMINNAAEDLIKAQVQSVALLLAVIFVMMSLVYTSTIGGLLSLIPNIIPIVIVFGIMGMFNIPLNPGTATVAVIAIGIAIDDTIHLLSSYAQESRQTVDRLEAVGRTVSSQAIPAISTSVALTAGFVVLLWSNFTILAQFGGLSAIAMITALLADLVITPVLLSYVRLVGLYEILSLKVGQELINNSLLFKDMSRYQIRKAILLSEVVEFKKGDRLVDQGSIGRDMYFILSGSASVSLERDGHTTALATLKEGAVLGELGFVHEQERTANVDALSDGEMLLFNADTVRRNMRLYPHIAAKLNLNIARILGARLAETSSRLSDSHREKDA, from the coding sequence GTGCAGAATTTCCTGACATTTGGTGTGCGTTACCGCGCCCTGACCGCCCTTTTTATTGCGGCCATTACCATCGCCTGCGCCATGGGTCTTGGCAAATTGCGGGTCGATACCAGTTTCGACAGCCTGATCAGCGATAGTGACCCCACCAAGGTCATCTATGAAAAGATCAAGGATGAATTCGGGTCCGATAACACCACAATAATTTATGTGCGGGCATCGAACCTGTGGACCGAAGACCGCATCAGCGCCCTGCAGGACATGCATTTCGCCCTGGAAGACCTGCCCTTTGTCGAACGGGTTGATAGCCTGTTTAACGTACGCAGCATCCGTGATCGCAGTGGCATGATTGAATCCTCCACCGTGCTTGATGGCGTGCCCTATGACGACGAGGAAATGCAGCAGGCACATGATAATGCCCTGTATTCACCGCTGATTGTGGGCAATTTCATTTCCACGGATGGCAATGTAACCGCGATCAATGTCAGCATCATCAAGGACCCCAACGATCCTGATTTTGACCGTAACGCCTATCTTGCCATTGAAAATGCGATTTCCCCCTATCGCAGTGCCTTTGACGAGGTTTTCCAGGTTGGTCCGCCGCGCGTTAACCAGGATACAGAAACCAATCTGTTTGATGATCTGGGTCTGCTGGTTCCGCTGTCACTTGGTGTGCTAACTGCAACCATTCTGGTTTTCCTGCGCAGTGCCTTTGCCCCGATAATCCCCATGATCACATCGGCAATCAGCCTGGTCTGGGCCTTCGGGTTAATGGGCTATCTTGGTATTCCGGTGAATATTCTATCTGCCATGGTGCCTTCACTGGTTATCGTCATTGGCTCCACCGAAGATACCCACATGCTGGCGGGATACCTAAGCGGGTTGCATCTTGGCGATAAAACCGCAACCGCGAGCGAAAAACGCCGTCTCGCCACCCTGTTTTTAATCCGCCATCTTGGTTTGCCGCTTATTTTAACATCGGTAACCACCACACTGGGTTTTGCCGCCAATGGCATGGCCGATATCAGCCTGGTGCGTGATTTTGCCTTTTCGGCATCGGTCGCGATTGCCGGGAATGGCATTATTACCCTGCTGCTTGTACCGCTGATGTTATCGCTGTTTGGCCCACTGCGCAGCCGCCTGCATGCCGCCGCGACCAATGATGGCACAACAACCAGCCATGGCGATCAAACCATTCGCGGGCCAGTTGCTTTTATTTTGAAATTCTGCCGGGCCGCTGCGGGCAAGCCGCGCCTGGTCATTGGCATCACCCTTCCGATTTTGGTGATTTTTGGCATTTTCGCCTTCCAGACCAAGGTATCCAACGACCCGATTGCCGCTTTCAAATCCTATCACCCGCTGGTCCAGGATGTGAACAAGCTGGCCGATACCCTTTCGGGGATGGAGATTTTTTATATCAACCTTGATTCATCGCAGCCCGATGCCTTCAAGAAACCGGAAAACCTGCAAAAGCTGGCGGATATTAAAAAATACATTCTCGCCGATGGCCGCTTTGATAATGCCCTGTCCATTGCTGATCATTTATCGCTGGTAAACCGGGAATTTCACGGTGGCGACGCAGCCATGATGACAGTGCCCGACAGCGAACAGCTGGTGGACCAGTATTTGCTGTTTTTCCAGCGATCCGATCTGGAAAATTATGTCAGCCACGATTTCCAGCGCGCCAATATTGTGGTGCGCCATAACATCCATAACAGCCACGATTTAAAACAGGCCGTTGCCGACCTTGAAGCCAGGGCGCGCGCCATTGCCGGGCCTGATATTCGCGTCAATCTTGTTGGTCAGAACCTTATGATCAACAATGCTGCCGAAGACCTGATCAAGGCACAGGTGCAGTCTGTTGCGCTGTTGCTGGCTGTGATTTTTGTCATGATGTCGCTGGTCTATACTTCGACCATCGGCGGGCTTCTATCGCTTATTCCCAACATTATTCCCATCGTCATTGTCTTTGGCATCATGGGGATGTTTAACATTCCGCTTAACCCCGGCACCGCAACAGTCGCCGTGATCGCGATTGGCATCGCCATTGACGATACCATTCACCTGTTATCATCCTATGCACAGGAAAGCCGCCAGACCGTTGACCGGCTGGAAGCTGTAGGCCGCACCGTTAGCAGCCAGGCTATTCCGGCCATCTCAACGTCGGTTGCGCTGACCGCAGGCTTTGTCGTTCTGCTATGGTCGAATTTCACCATTCTGGCCCAGTTTGGCGGGCTTTCAGCCATTGCCATGATCACAGCCCTGCTTGCCGATCTGGTGATAACACCGGTTTTACTTTCCTATGTCCGGCTGGTCGGCCTTTATGAAATTCTGTCGCTTAAGGTTGGGCAGGAACTTATCAATAACAGCCTGCTTTTCAAGGATATGAGCCGCTATCAGATCCGCAAGGCGATCCTGCTTTCCGAGGTTGTCGAATTTAAAAAAGGCGACCGGTTGGTGGACCAGGGTTCTATCGGGCGGGACATGTATTTCATCCTTTCGGGCAGTGCATCTGTCAGCCTGGAACGCGATGGTCACACAACTGCCCTTGCCACCCTTAAGGAAGGTGCTGTCCTTGGTGAACTTGGTTTTGTTCACGAACAGGAACGCACAGCCAATGTTGATGCCCTAAGCGATGGGGAAATGCTGCTGTTTAACGCTGATACCGTTCGGCGCAACATGCGCCTTTATCCGCATATCGCAGCCAAGCTCAACCTTAACATTGCCCGTATTCTGGGCGCGCGCCTAGCTGAAACCTCCAGCCGCCTTTCAGATTCCCACCGGGAAAAGGATGCCTAA
- a CDS encoding RES family NAD+ phosphorylase: MTHRVLPEAKTAYRIGDPAGIYPVFSADGARLFAGRWHEVGQPVIYTSEHYSTAMLEKLVHFNGEIPTGQHFVKITIPGGTSYEVFSPDHNPGWQDQNEKVARSFGSTWFREKRSCILLVPSVVAREENNILINTTHPDFPKISTELERPIWWDDRLYR; the protein is encoded by the coding sequence ATGACGCATCGCGTCCTGCCGGAAGCCAAAACCGCCTATCGCATTGGTGACCCGGCCGGGATTTACCCGGTTTTTTCCGCCGATGGCGCGCGCCTGTTTGCCGGACGCTGGCATGAGGTTGGCCAGCCCGTTATTTACACGTCCGAACATTATTCCACCGCGATGCTTGAAAAACTGGTGCATTTCAACGGCGAAATCCCGACCGGGCAGCACTTTGTCAAAATCACCATTCCCGGTGGCACTAGTTATGAGGTGTTTAGCCCGGACCATAACCCCGGCTGGCAGGATCAGAATGAAAAGGTCGCCCGTTCGTTTGGCTCTACCTGGTTTCGCGAAAAACGGTCCTGTATTTTACTGGTACCCTCCGTCGTCGCGCGCGAGGAAAACAATATTCTGATCAACACCACACATCCGGATTTCCCCAAAATCAGCACCGAACTTGAACGTCCGATCTGGTGGGATGATCGTCTCTATCGCTAG
- a CDS encoding sugar phosphate isomerase/epimerase family protein, producing the protein MALTLSLNTNPLVNRFADPDDLIDCVARDLRIRDLQLTHEFINPSWPAPVIRRLTRQMGAALARTGVRVTSGMTGPYGRLNHFGHPDRDVRRYYVDWFKTFADITADLGGTSVGTQFAILTYRDQDDPAKREDMIRTAIDCWAEVAEHGKAAGLKYVFWEPMSIAREFGETIEECLALQDRLSAADMAIPMWMMADIDHGDVTSNNPDDFDPYAWARAVPRVSPIIHIKQSLMDKGGHRPFTAEFNARGRIQPEPLLEAFAKGGAQDNEICLELSFKEREPNDREVIPQIAESVAFWAPYIDTGASDLKL; encoded by the coding sequence ATGGCATTGACCCTTTCTTTAAATACCAACCCGCTGGTAAACCGCTTTGCCGACCCGGACGACCTGATTGATTGTGTCGCACGGGATTTGCGCATTCGCGATTTGCAGTTGACGCACGAATTTATCAACCCATCCTGGCCCGCTCCGGTTATTCGCCGTTTGACCCGGCAGATGGGGGCGGCCCTTGCGCGTACGGGTGTTCGTGTAACATCGGGTATGACGGGGCCATATGGCCGGCTTAACCATTTTGGTCATCCTGACCGCGATGTGCGCCGTTATTATGTGGACTGGTTTAAAACCTTTGCCGATATCACCGCCGATCTGGGCGGAACATCGGTCGGTACGCAATTTGCGATTTTGACCTATCGGGACCAGGACGACCCAGCAAAACGCGAAGATATGATCCGCACCGCGATTGATTGCTGGGCCGAAGTGGCTGAACACGGCAAAGCCGCTGGCCTGAAATATGTGTTTTGGGAACCCATGAGCATCGCGCGTGAATTTGGCGAAACGATTGAGGAATGCCTTGCCCTGCAAGACAGACTTAGCGCGGCTGATATGGCAATTCCCATGTGGATGATGGCCGATATCGACCATGGCGATGTAACATCGAACAACCCCGATGATTTTGACCCCTACGCCTGGGCACGCGCCGTACCGCGTGTTTCCCCCATCATTCATATTAAACAAAGCCTGATGGATAAGGGCGGGCATCGGCCCTTTACTGCCGAATTCAATGCCCGTGGCCGTATTCAACCTGAACCGCTGCTTGAAGCCTTTGCAAAAGGTGGCGCGCAGGATAATGAAATCTGCCTTGAACTTTCCTTCAAGGAACGCGAACCCAATGACCGCGAGGTTATTCCCCAGATCGCGGAAAGTGTGGCCTTTTGGGCGCCCTATATTGATACGGGTGCATCGGATCTGAAACTTTGA
- a CDS encoding outer membrane lipoprotein-sorting protein codes for MLRHTRQWAAPLAAFAFGVTACIFAFSAQAEELTGRQILDQVSERHDRPFEAEDQTMTLIDNRGNIEERTLRRYAREWDNGLYRYLLVFDEPAGVRGVALLTWQNRGASDDQWIHLPAYGREMKRSADGGKRNYFMGTDFAFEDMTSEDREKFRYERQPDEKAELKDQSGQVVDTVDSYVVDAYPKDDELAAETGYKYRRLYISKDRFYIRRIDFYDRRGRFLKNQYAWDMTQIEGDTWRANTMLMDNAKERHKTLVHIENRDLSEDAVPARMFEQRWVTSGRHLRQ; via the coding sequence ATGCTTCGCCACACTCGACAGTGGGCAGCACCGCTTGCCGCGTTTGCATTTGGGGTTACCGCCTGCATTTTTGCTTTTTCCGCACAGGCCGAGGAACTGACCGGACGTCAGATCCTTGACCAGGTGTCAGAACGTCATGATCGCCCATTCGAGGCGGAAGACCAGACCATGACCCTGATTGACAATCGCGGCAATATCGAAGAACGCACCCTGCGCCGCTATGCCCGCGAATGGGATAACGGGCTTTATCGTTATTTGCTGGTATTTGACGAACCGGCCGGTGTGCGCGGCGTCGCGCTGCTGACCTGGCAAAACCGGGGTGCCAGCGATGACCAATGGATCCACCTGCCCGCCTATGGCCGCGAAATGAAACGTTCTGCCGATGGCGGCAAGCGCAACTATTTCATGGGAACGGATTTCGCATTCGAGGATATGACATCCGAAGACCGCGAAAAATTTCGCTATGAACGCCAGCCCGACGAAAAGGCCGAGCTGAAAGACCAATCCGGCCAGGTGGTGGATACCGTTGATAGTTATGTCGTCGACGCGTACCCGAAGGATGACGAGCTGGCCGCAGAAACCGGTTATAAATACCGTCGCCTTTATATCAGCAAAGATCGCTTTTACATTCGCCGCATCGATTTTTATGACCGTCGCGGGCGGTTCCTTAAAAACCAGTATGCGTGGGATATGACCCAGATCGAAGGTGACACCTGGCGCGCCAACACCATGCTGATGGACAATGCCAAGGAACGCCACAAAACGCTGGTGCATATTGAAAACCGCGACTTGAGCGAAGATGCCGTTCCCGCCCGCATGTTTGAACAGCGCTGGGTAACAAGCGGCCGGCACCTGCGCCAATAA
- a CDS encoding antitoxin Xre/MbcA/ParS toxin-binding domain-containing protein, with protein MTVQTAIPVNPIYSFVGLREQEMSPHALLDQIEKGIPVAGVRKLAEFLFPDAGNRAVEHLVSRSTIERIKRSRTPRFSRAATEQIYPVIKVTAKAMELYPGEPEKAVRFLQKPHPMLGGLAPLELARKSGAGADMVMDMFNRIQAGLAV; from the coding sequence ATGACCGTGCAAACCGCCATTCCCGTAAACCCGATCTATTCTTTTGTCGGCCTGCGTGAACAGGAGATGTCGCCGCACGCCCTGCTTGACCAAATCGAAAAGGGTATTCCGGTGGCAGGGGTGCGCAAACTGGCCGAATTTCTGTTTCCTGATGCTGGTAATCGTGCGGTCGAACATCTGGTGTCACGTTCGACCATCGAACGGATCAAACGCAGCCGCACACCGCGCTTTTCCCGTGCTGCGACCGAACAGATTTATCCGGTCATCAAAGTGACGGCCAAAGCAATGGAGCTTTATCCCGGCGAACCCGAAAAAGCCGTGCGGTTCCTGCAAAAACCCCACCCCATGCTGGGTGGTTTGGCCCCGCTTGAACTTGCCCGTAAATCGGGTGCCGGGGCAGATATGGTGATGGACATGTTTAACCGGATTCAGGCAGGCCTTGCCGTATGA
- a CDS encoding FGGY-family carbohydrate kinase — MAERDIIIGIDAGTSVIKAVAFSLQGRQLGAAAVTNQYDSGQNGAATQNMDRTWADCASALRDLGARIDGLADRTAALAVTAQGDGTWLVGQGNRPVGDAWLWLDARAAETTRSLARSPADAARFVATGTALNTCQQGAQMAHMQRHFPELLDQAEVALHCKDWLYLNLTGVRATDPSEASFTFGDFRTRAYSDTVIDALGLHNRRHLLPQIIDGNRDTHPLSDSAAAQTGLRAGTPVSLGYVDMVMTALGAGVYTGTKGAACSTIGSTGVHMRAVRDDEVRLNGKSGYVICLPASRMVTQVQTNMAATLNIDWALRLAADLMSETGHPHDYADLVARIDGWLARSEPGALLYQPYVSEAGERGPMVNANARAGFIGLSAGHRFPDLIRAVVESLGMAARDCYGAMDALPQELRLTGGAARSQALRGILAACVGAPVRVSTREEAGAAGCAMMAAVAIGAYRDMESCVAEWVSPLLGAAEAPDEKLMATYAALFPAYAEARMALEPVWDRLATHRDGKSAPEINAPDTAQGGS, encoded by the coding sequence ATGGCTGAACGTGACATCATCATCGGTATCGACGCGGGCACATCCGTCATCAAGGCGGTGGCGTTCAGCCTTCAGGGGCGCCAGCTTGGTGCTGCTGCCGTTACCAACCAGTATGACAGCGGCCAAAATGGTGCTGCCACCCAGAATATGGACCGCACATGGGCCGATTGCGCCAGTGCGTTGCGCGATCTTGGCGCCCGGATTGACGGCCTTGCCGATCGCACGGCTGCCCTTGCGGTAACCGCACAGGGCGATGGTACCTGGCTGGTCGGGCAGGGCAACCGCCCGGTGGGTGATGCCTGGTTATGGCTTGACGCGCGGGCGGCCGAAACCACCCGCAGTCTGGCCCGAAGCCCGGCCGATGCCGCCCGCTTTGTCGCCACTGGCACGGCACTTAATACCTGCCAGCAGGGTGCGCAAATGGCGCATATGCAACGCCATTTTCCCGAATTGCTGGATCAGGCCGAAGTCGCCCTGCATTGCAAGGACTGGCTTTATCTGAACCTGACAGGTGTTCGTGCCACTGACCCGTCCGAAGCCAGCTTTACCTTTGGCGATTTTCGCACCCGCGCCTATAGCGATACCGTGATCGATGCGCTGGGATTGCACAATCGCCGCCATTTGCTGCCACAAATTATTGATGGCAACCGCGATACACACCCGCTAAGCGATTCCGCTGCCGCCCAAACAGGCTTGCGTGCGGGAACGCCGGTTAGCCTTGGTTATGTTGACATGGTCATGACGGCTCTTGGCGCGGGTGTTTATACCGGCACCAAGGGGGCAGCGTGTTCCACCATCGGGTCAACCGGCGTGCATATGCGTGCCGTGCGCGATGACGAAGTTCGCTTGAATGGCAAATCGGGCTATGTCATTTGCCTGCCCGCTAGCCGCATGGTGACACAGGTTCAGACCAATATGGCTGCGACGCTGAATATTGACTGGGCCTTGCGCCTTGCCGCCGATCTGATGAGCGAAACCGGCCACCCCCATGATTATGCTGATCTGGTGGCGCGCATTGATGGCTGGCTTGCGCGATCCGAACCCGGTGCGTTGTTATATCAGCCCTATGTATCCGAGGCAGGTGAACGCGGACCGATGGTGAATGCCAATGCGCGCGCGGGTTTTATTGGCCTGTCAGCCGGGCATCGTTTTCCCGATTTGATCCGGGCGGTTGTTGAAAGCCTGGGCATGGCCGCGCGCGATTGTTATGGCGCGATGGATGCCCTGCCACAGGAATTGCGCCTGACCGGTGGTGCCGCACGGTCCCAGGCGCTGCGCGGTATTCTGGCTGCTTGCGTTGGGGCGCCGGTACGTGTTTCGACCCGGGAAGAAGCCGGTGCCGCAGGGTGCGCCATGATGGCCGCCGTTGCCATCGGTGCCTATCGCGACATGGAAAGCTGCGTTGCCGAATGGGTGTCACCGCTTCTGGGTGCGGCCGAGGCCCCCGATGAAAAATTGATGGCGACCTATGCCGCCCTTTTTCCGGCTTATGCCGAGGCCCGCATGGCGCTGGAACCGGTTTGGGACCGGCTGGCGACACATCGCGATGGCAAATCAGCCCCCGAAATAAATGCGCCAGATACGGCGCAAGGAGGATCGTGA